Proteins encoded in a region of the Marinococcus sp. PL1-022 genome:
- a CDS encoding RNA degradosome polyphosphate kinase — MTETTQTHIDLENPAYYNNREISWLAFNERVLEEALDETNPLLERLRFLGIFSSNLDEFFMVRVAGLKDQVKAGFNKPENKAGLTPKQQLSAITKKNSELVRLQDHFFTETAVPLLSSENIRFLSTLELNSDQYKYVQEYFMSNIMPVLTPMAVDAYRPFPMLLNKSLNLAVRLQKDAGDEKESIAIVQVPGVLPRFLMLPSSDGSREYILLEQVLAEFIHMLFKGFTVVSASPFRITRNADLTIHEEGARDLLREIEKELKKRKWGAAVRLECQHGMMDDYILEFLLEALEVHPDDVYTLKGPIDLTFLFPLCDELAPEWEHLVYETLIPQPPEDLIAEADVFDAADDRDILLHHPYESFQPVIDFISTAADDPDVLAIKQTLYRVSGDSPIIAALARAAEQGKQVTVLVELKARFDEENNIQWAKTLEKSGVHVIYGITSLKTHSKIVLVVKKTAGGIKRYVHLGTGNYNDSTAKVYTDMGMITTRPSFGEDATNFFNHLSGFSQQPSWNEISTSPDGIRDELLHLIQQEIDCHKRNGSGHIIAKMNSLTDKELIIKLYEASQAGVRIELIVRGICCLKPGIPGVSESITVRSIVGRFLEHTRIFYFANNGRDDYYLSSADWMTRNMEKRIEIMFPVYEPILKKRLHAILQLILQDNVKAREQDSSGYYHYVEPAAGEPAVNSQLVLFEWASRFLDMNNE; from the coding sequence CATGGTCCGGGTGGCGGGGTTAAAAGACCAGGTGAAAGCAGGATTTAATAAGCCGGAAAACAAAGCCGGACTTACGCCGAAGCAGCAGCTCTCAGCCATCACCAAAAAAAATTCAGAGCTCGTGCGGCTGCAGGATCATTTTTTTACGGAAACGGCTGTTCCGCTGTTATCCTCGGAAAATATTCGTTTTCTTTCGACGCTTGAATTAAACAGCGACCAGTATAAATATGTCCAGGAGTATTTCATGTCCAATATTATGCCGGTGCTGACCCCAATGGCTGTGGATGCCTATCGTCCGTTTCCCATGCTTTTAAACAAGTCCCTGAACCTGGCCGTCCGGCTGCAGAAGGACGCTGGGGATGAAAAAGAGAGCATCGCCATTGTACAGGTGCCCGGGGTGCTCCCCCGCTTCCTTATGCTTCCGTCATCCGACGGCAGCCGGGAGTATATTCTCCTTGAACAGGTGCTCGCGGAATTTATCCATATGCTTTTCAAAGGGTTTACTGTCGTAAGTGCTTCTCCGTTCCGGATCACCCGGAATGCGGATTTAACCATTCATGAGGAAGGTGCCCGCGATCTGCTCCGGGAAATTGAAAAGGAATTAAAAAAACGTAAATGGGGAGCCGCCGTTCGTCTGGAATGCCAGCACGGCATGATGGATGACTATATTCTCGAGTTTCTGCTTGAAGCCCTCGAGGTTCATCCGGATGACGTGTATACACTGAAGGGGCCGATTGATTTAACCTTTTTATTTCCGCTCTGCGATGAACTCGCGCCGGAATGGGAGCATCTTGTGTACGAAACGCTTATTCCCCAGCCACCGGAGGATTTGATTGCCGAGGCCGATGTGTTTGACGCTGCTGACGACCGTGATATTTTGCTGCATCACCCTTACGAATCGTTCCAGCCTGTGATCGACTTTATTTCCACAGCTGCCGACGATCCGGACGTTTTAGCCATAAAGCAGACCCTCTACCGGGTCAGTGGAGACTCCCCCATCATTGCTGCACTGGCAAGAGCTGCAGAGCAGGGTAAACAGGTGACGGTTCTTGTGGAGCTGAAGGCCCGCTTTGATGAAGAAAATAATATTCAATGGGCAAAAACCCTCGAGAAATCCGGGGTGCATGTCATTTATGGCATTACGTCGCTGAAAACCCACAGTAAAATTGTACTGGTTGTCAAGAAGACAGCAGGAGGCATCAAGCGGTATGTACACCTTGGTACCGGCAACTATAACGATTCCACCGCTAAAGTGTATACCGATATGGGAATGATTACGACCCGCCCCTCCTTCGGTGAAGATGCCACTAACTTTTTCAATCATTTAAGCGGCTTTTCCCAGCAGCCGTCCTGGAATGAAATCAGCACTTCTCCGGACGGTATACGCGATGAACTCCTCCACCTGATCCAGCAGGAAATTGACTGCCACAAGCGGAATGGGAGCGGCCACATCATCGCCAAAATGAATTCGTTAACAGATAAAGAGCTCATTATTAAACTGTATGAAGCCTCTCAGGCCGGTGTCCGCATTGAACTCATTGTGCGCGGTATCTGCTGCCTGAAGCCAGGCATTCCCGGAGTAAGCGAAAGCATCACCGTGCGAAGCATCGTCGGTCGTTTCCTAGAGCATACCCGTATCTTTTACTTTGCCAACAACGGCCGTGATGACTATTATTTGTCCTCGGCTGACTGGATGACAAGAAACATGGAAAAACGAATCGAAATTATGTTTCCCGTCTACGAACCCATTTTAAAAAAGCGGCTCCACGCTATTTTACAGCTGATTCTGCAGGACAATGTGAAGGCACGGGAGCAGGACAGCAGCGGCTATTATCATTACGTCGAGCCTGCGGCCGGAGAGCCCGCCGTTAACAGCCAGCTGGTGTTGTTTGAATGGGCATCGAGATTTCTTGATATGAATAACGAATAA
- a CDS encoding deoxyribonuclease IV codes for MTVLLGSHVSMNGKKMLLGSSEEAASYGATAMMIYTGAPQNTRRKPIEELNIEDGHAHMKENGIEEVVVHAPYIINIGNTTKPETFQLGVDFLRNEISRSESLGAKQIVLHPGAHVGAGTEAGIKKIIEGLNEVIHPDQKVQIALETMAGKGSECGISFEELSEIISGVTHNDKLSVCFDTCHTHDAGYDIVGNLDGVLESFDHYVGLDRLKVLHINDSKNERGAGKDRHENIGYGYIGYNTLAEIVHHEAFASVPKILETPYVGTDKKNKKPPYKHEIAMLRQKEWKANWRDELMPAEV; via the coding sequence ATGACTGTGCTTTTAGGCTCACACGTATCCATGAACGGAAAGAAAATGCTTCTTGGTTCAAGCGAAGAAGCGGCTTCATACGGAGCGACAGCGATGATGATCTATACAGGAGCGCCGCAGAATACCCGGCGTAAGCCTATCGAAGAATTAAATATCGAAGACGGGCACGCCCACATGAAAGAAAACGGCATCGAAGAGGTAGTGGTCCATGCGCCGTATATTATCAATATCGGCAATACGACCAAACCGGAAACATTTCAGCTGGGCGTCGATTTTCTGCGCAATGAAATCAGCAGATCCGAGTCCCTTGGGGCAAAGCAGATTGTTCTTCACCCGGGCGCGCACGTCGGCGCCGGAACAGAAGCGGGCATTAAGAAAATTATTGAAGGCTTAAATGAAGTCATTCACCCGGACCAGAAGGTTCAGATCGCGCTTGAAACAATGGCGGGAAAAGGATCGGAATGCGGAATAAGCTTTGAAGAGCTCTCGGAGATTATCAGTGGAGTGACTCACAATGATAAACTGAGTGTCTGCTTTGATACATGCCACACGCATGATGCGGGCTACGATATTGTGGGGAACCTGGACGGCGTTCTGGAATCATTCGACCATTATGTCGGGCTCGACCGGCTGAAGGTGCTTCATATTAACGACAGCAAAAACGAACGCGGGGCAGGCAAAGACCGTCACGAAAATATTGGCTACGGCTATATCGGCTATAACACGCTGGCAGAAATTGTGCACCACGAGGCGTTTGCTTCTGTGCCTAAAATACTGGAAACACCTTATGTAGGCACGGACAAGAAAAACAAAAAACCACCGTACAAGCATGAAATTGCGATGCTCAGACAAAAAGAATGGAAGGCGAACTGGCGGGACGAATTAATGCCGGCCGAAGTATAA
- a CDS encoding DEAD/DEAH box helicase, translated as MENRFKQYNIPAYALRLLDKKRIQKPTDIQERLIPSAINGKDVIGQSQTGSGKTLAYLLPILSRIDTSKAEVQAVITAPTRELAGQIFGVLKELTEEDETSSVRAKQVSGGTDRSRVMEQLRNPPHIIVATPGRLKDMVGENVINVHTVSMLVIDEADQMLDMGFLEEIDPVAGKMADNLQMMVFSATVPESLQPFLRKYMNNPKHVHVKPEHATPKEMTHYGIALRHRSRLDVTMDLVDRLQPFLAIIFASTKDEADELAGEMFKKQYPVEVLHGGLPSRQRKQVMKRIQNLEVQYLVATDLAARGMDIPGISHIINYSLPKELEYFIHRTGRAGRAGLTGESYTLMGEEDRKAVLSLQKQGIRFTFMDFRKGAWTELSKPLFASKQTKRKPAPAPADSMPVKKPKKVKPGYKKKAMADQTASRRHKRK; from the coding sequence GTGGAAAATCGCTTTAAACAATACAATATTCCGGCATACGCCCTCAGGCTGCTGGATAAAAAACGAATTCAAAAACCAACGGATATTCAGGAACGGCTGATCCCTTCTGCGATTAACGGAAAGGATGTTATCGGCCAGTCGCAGACCGGTTCAGGCAAGACGCTTGCGTATCTGCTGCCGATCCTTAGCAGAATAGACACCTCCAAAGCGGAGGTGCAGGCAGTCATAACAGCCCCTACCCGGGAGCTTGCCGGCCAGATTTTCGGTGTCCTGAAGGAACTTACGGAGGAAGATGAAACGTCTTCGGTACGTGCCAAGCAGGTGTCCGGGGGGACGGACCGTTCAAGAGTAATGGAACAGCTCCGCAACCCGCCTCATATTATTGTAGCTACACCGGGCCGCCTGAAGGACATGGTAGGAGAAAATGTTATCAATGTACACACAGTCAGCATGCTCGTCATTGATGAAGCGGACCAGATGCTTGATATGGGCTTTCTGGAAGAAATTGATCCGGTGGCCGGCAAAATGGCAGATAACCTGCAGATGATGGTATTCTCTGCCACAGTACCGGAGAGCCTGCAGCCCTTCTTAAGAAAATATATGAACAATCCCAAGCATGTGCACGTAAAGCCGGAGCATGCGACGCCGAAAGAAATGACGCACTACGGTATCGCTCTCAGGCACCGCAGCCGTCTTGATGTGACGATGGATCTTGTGGACCGGCTGCAGCCGTTTCTCGCCATCATATTCGCAAGCACAAAGGACGAAGCGGATGAACTGGCCGGAGAGATGTTTAAAAAACAATATCCGGTAGAGGTTCTGCATGGCGGTCTGCCTTCGCGGCAGCGCAAACAGGTTATGAAACGGATTCAGAATCTTGAGGTCCAGTATCTGGTAGCTACCGATCTTGCTGCCCGTGGCATGGATATTCCGGGCATTTCGCACATTATTAACTACAGCCTGCCGAAGGAATTGGAATACTTTATTCACCGGACGGGCCGTGCGGGAAGAGCCGGACTGACAGGGGAGTCTTATACTCTGATGGGAGAAGAAGACCGCAAAGCCGTTCTTTCTCTTCAGAAGCAGGGTATCCGCTTTACGTTCATGGACTTTCGTAAAGGAGCATGGACCGAACTGTCCAAACCGCTGTTTGCCTCCAAACAGACGAAGCGAAAGCCCGCACCTGCTCCTGCTGATTCCATGCCGGTGAAAAAGCCGAAAAAAGTGAAGCCGGGCTACAAGAAAAAAGCGATGGCAGACCAGACGGCCTCCCGCCGGCACAAACGAAAATAA